The window ATGGAATGTGCCCCAAGAAATTGGAAGAAAAAATAATTGAACTAAAGAAAAACGGTGAAAAACCAAAGTTTATCTACGTAATTCCAGATTTTCAAAATCCGGCTGGTGTAACTTTACCGGAATCACGCAGAAAGGAGATCATCGAAATTGCTTATAAATACGATATTTTGATCGTGGAAGACAGCCCCTATAAACAAATCAGGTTCGAAGGTGAAGATCAAGCCAGTTTATTTGCCCTGGATGGAACAGGACACGTTATAAATCTGGGAACGTTTTCCAAGATTTTTGTTCCCGGTTTCAGGATCGGCTGGGTGATCGCACATCGAGATGTTCTGGATAAATTCATCATGGCAAAACAAAGTACCGACCTTTGCACCAGTCCGTTTGTGCAAAAGATCGCTGCCAAATACATTGAAAAAGGATACTTCAAGGAAAATCTTAAAAAGACCATTCAGAATTACAAAGAAAAGAAAGAAATTATGATGGCGGCTTTTGAAAAATATATGCCGGAAGGCGTTACCTGGACCAAACCCGAAGGCGGTTTATTCCTGTTTGTTACCTTACCGGAATATATGGATACCGAAAAGCTATTCTTGAAAGCAGTTGAACAGAAAGTGGCTTTTGTTATTGGTTCTGTGTTCCATTGCGATGGCAGTGGCAAAAACACGATGCGCATCAATTTCTCTTACGTGGATAAAGAAAAGAATCTGGAAGGCGTGAAAAGGCTGGCAAAAGTTATCAAAGCCGAAATGAAATAAATGTTTTGTTAAGTTGAGATCGGAGAAGTCATTTTGGCTTCTCCTTTTTCTTAATGAGGAACTGTATGAAGGATGGAGGACTGAGGGGTTGATGAAAAAATACAATATAGCTATTGTAGGTGCTACAGGAGTGGTGGGCCGAGAAACAATAAAAATCCTGGAAGAACGAGATTTTCCTGTGGGAAATCTCAAACTGCTTGCATCCAGAAATTCGATCGGAAAAGTCCTTAACTTTCATGGTCGTGAAATAGAAGTTGAGGAACTTTCCAGAAAGAGTTTCGAAAACATTGATCTTGCTTTTTTCAGTGCGGGTGGAAATATCAGCAAAAAATACGTTCCCAAAGCTGTAGAAGCAGGAGCTGTGGCAATCGATAAAAGCAGTGTTTTCCGCATGGATAATCATGTTCCATTGGTGGTGCCGGAAGTAAATCCGCGCGATGTTTTCAAACATCAGGGAATTATTGCCAATCCAAACTGTTCCAC is drawn from Candidatus Cloacimonadota bacterium and contains these coding sequences:
- a CDS encoding PLP-dependent aminotransferase family protein; the protein is MISDLNEVLSLSVKGMKKSAIRELLKLTKDPDIISFAGGLPAPETFPKEVLIDIVKEVIEEDGSHALQYGTTEGDDRLRELIAENYNQEGFNITKDDILITTASQQGLDLLAKVFINRGDKVLVGLPSYLGGLGAFNAYGAQMVGVKFDEHGMCPKKLEEKIIELKKNGEKPKFIYVIPDFQNPAGVTLPESRRKEIIEIAYKYDILIVEDSPYKQIRFEGEDQASLFALDGTGHVINLGTFSKIFVPGFRIGWVIAHRDVLDKFIMAKQSTDLCTSPFVQKIAAKYIEKGYFKENLKKTIQNYKEKKEIMMAAFEKYMPEGVTWTKPEGGLFLFVTLPEYMDTEKLFLKAVEQKVAFVIGSVFHCDGSGKNTMRINFSYVDKEKNLEGVKRLAKVIKAEMK